The DNA window TTTTATGATGCTGTATTAGATGGGTTTGATTTCGATATCGAGAATAATTGGTCCACTGGTTATCCAGCATTAGCTAATGAATTAAGAACTCTTTTCCAGAAAGATACTTccaagaattattatcttgGTGCAGCTCCTCAATGTCCTTATCCTGACGCTTCTGTTGGTCcattattgaaacaaagtgaaattgatttcgttttcattcaattctatAACAACTATTGTAATTTGGGTTCTTCCTCTTTCAATTGGGATACTTGGTTAGACTATGCTGAAACTGAATCTCCAAATAAAAACGttaaattgtttgttggTGTACCTGCTGCTGCCAGAGCCGCTGGATCGGGTTACAATGATCCTAGTACCGTATCTCAATATTTGACAAGTGATATTTTAAACAGCAAATATTTGGGTGGTATTTCAATGTGGGATGTTTCAGCCGGTTGGGATAATACCAATTCCAATGgaaattttgttgaaaatatgAAAGCAATTGTCAAAAAGGCTGCACCCGTGGAAGAaacaacttcttcttctaccaccactactaccaccactactTCCACAACAATTTCTAGTAGTTCTTCAAGTACTAAAACCAGTACCACCAGTTCCAGCACCACGAAGACTTCAACAAGTATTCCTATCACTAGTTCTTCCACAACATCTTCCACTACCTCATCAAAAAGTTCAACTACCAAGACAACTCCTACTTTGTCGTCAACTCTGTCTTCTTCGACTAGAAGTAGTAGTGTTCCTACCAGTGTTACTTCCAGTGAAACGACCCCAGCTACTGCACCAACTTCTCTGTCGAGTGCTATTACCATTCCAGGTGATTCGACCACTACTGGCGTTTCCAAATCTAGTTCCAGTTCAACCAAAGCTGCCACTTCTACCACCAATGTctcatcttcttcttcagtcATTTCATCACCACTGACTACGGCCATTGCTACCACTCCAAATGACAAAGAAGTTATTAATACCCCAACtgaaaataaaactgaAGCCGAAACTACTTCCAAACCACCTGTAATCACTAGTGAATCAGATGCTACCACTATCACTCAAAATTTAACTCCATCAACTACAACAAAACATGTAAagacaacatcaacaaacaTTGTAACAGAATGGGTTTGGGCACCAACCACTCTTCTTACCCTTACAACAGATTATCAAATCTTAACAACTAGAACACATATTGAAACTGTTTATGGCGAACCAAGTACTGTAATTGTCTATAATTAGTTTCATCCACTTTTTCCTCCCTTTTGTTTAGATTTTTATGATTgttttttgtattattaacgtgttttttttattttttttttttgttgtcaGTTTTAGTTCTGGGTGTGAATACTATGTTATCTGTCAAAGATTATACCCAATTATGTGGTGATTTTGATGTCAACAAATTTTCggtttctttttataataaaatttctccttttctttatatACGTATAGTTTTTTATtagttgttttttgttttttgtttttttaattatgaataaaattgatatatatataaatctaCTTTTCTAATCTTTTAGACCAatgaatttcaatttttgttcCATGTTTAAACCCGAAAGTAATTTTCTTGCTTGTCGATTCATATAAACTAATTTCAAATCGCCACCTTTCCAAGAAtccaaattgaaaaaggaaTCATTAACGtagtcatcatcatcttcttcatcttggTTTCTGGTAATTCTTACAGCATGATTGGTTAATGGGGATATCATAAAATGAATGATTGCATGATTTGCCGTGTCTAATTGAACAACAGCTTGTGGAGTACATGGATAAGGAGTAACAATAAACATaaatgttgattttttattaaatttatgGAAATCCAATATTCCTGATAATTCACGAATTATTTTTGCATCGGGTTTCTTTTTAACATTTTTACATTGAATTAATACTTGAATGTCATTGACCAATGATATGGGATTGGAAGAAGTAGTATTGAATTTTGATTCTTGACtatatttcaatattgattttgatgaaagTTTTATGGATTTGGTGTCATATTCATGTTCATTATAAAATGGAAGTAGATTCCATTTCCCAATTATATCCACTCC is part of the Candida dubliniensis CD36 chromosome R, complete sequence genome and encodes:
- a CDS encoding mitochondrial protein, putative, translated to MISILRQRLHVTPNNFLLLTLRRGLKFSAIQDCQQYLSYCSKNSINTGSTVFRGTLYELHVKAFFEKYLNCENLIKNGGAYDNGVDIIGKWNLLPFYNEHEYDTKSIKLSSKSILKYSQESKFNTTSSNPISLVNDIQVLIQCKNVKKKPDAKIIRELSGILDFHKFNKKSTFMFIVTPYPCTPQAVVQLDTANHAIIHFMISPLTNHAVRITRNQDEEDDDDYVNDSFFNLDSWKGGDLKLVYMNRQARKLLSGLNMEQKLKFIGLKD
- the CHT3 gene encoding chitinase 3 precursor, putative, whose translation is MLYLVTILSLLLPALAFNARSNSNVAVYWGQNSGGSQQRLSYYCDSDAVDIVILSFMHEFPSPVQLNFANACEGTYTADGILQCQTIATDIKYCQNKGKIVLLSLGGAAGSYGFSDDATAKKFAHTLWDLFGNSKTLATNDRPFYDAVLDGFDFDIENNWSTGYPALANELRTLFQKDTSKNYYLGAAPQCPYPDASVGPLLKQSEIDFVFIQFYNNYCNLGSSSFNWDTWLDYAETESPNKNVKLFVGVPAAARAAGSGYNDPSTVSQYLTSDILNSKYLGGISMWDVSAGWDNTNSNGNFVENMKAIVKKAAPVEETTSSSTTTTTTTTSTTISSSSSSTKTSTTSSSTTKTSTSIPITSSSTTSSTTSSKSSTTKTTPTLSSTSSSSTRSSSVPTSVTSSETTPATAPTSSSSAITIPGDSTTTGVSKSSSSSTKAATSTTNVSSSSSVISSPSTTAIATTPNDKEVINTPTENKTEAETTSKPPVITSESDATTITQNLTPSTTTKHVKTTSTNIVTEWVWAPTTLLTLTTDYQILTTRTHIETVYGEPSTVIVYN